The Candidatus Saccharimonadales bacterium genomic interval GATTTGAGCGCCAACATTAAATCATAGATCTTGCACACAGTGTTGGAGTTGCGAGCCGTCATCTGTTTATGCAATTTGGTGCCAACTAGTTTAACCATTTTGCTTTCGATAACCTTACCACGATCAATTCGCCAGACCACGGCACCGGGGAAATACTTAACGTCTTCAATTTCTGGATCGTTTGGTAATTGCTCCACAATGTTTGGATCATCAATCTCGGGCCACAAAAACAAAACATCGCATTTCATATTTGTGTCATTGACCCACGAATTTGGAATGGCTTCGACCAGCTTTTCCACTTG includes:
- a CDS encoding DUF1697 domain-containing protein; translated protein: MIYAALLRGINVGGTGKVEMAKLKVTFERLGLSAVKTYINSGNVIFLTESRDQQQLTAQIEAAIEHDFGFSVKVLLRNIDQVEKLVEAIPNSWVNDTNMKCDVLFLWPEIDDPNIVEQLPNDPEIEDVKYFPGAVVWRIDRGKVIESKMVKLVGTKLHKQMTARNSNTVCKIYDLMLALKSA